One Trichoderma atroviride chromosome 7, complete sequence DNA segment encodes these proteins:
- a CDS encoding uncharacterized protein (EggNog:ENOG41), translating into MAPAAVEAPAIIHDLPIKTKAQQPVPLAGTLDQYEAFDITPVIGREFPKANLVEWLNAPNSDELIRDLAVTISQRGVVFFRAQDNLTNDLQKELILRLGRLTGRPATSSLHIHPVLNNERELGGSDPEISTISSVQFDKFYKQNGPGELSPKKQKAASWHSDIAFEPAPADYTSLRLTKLPPTGGDTLWASGYEIYDRISEPYQKFLESLTATFQTPSFNEIAARGGFELYTKPRGAPREHWL; encoded by the exons ATGGCTCCCGCAGCGGTTGAAGCACCTGCTATTATCCATGACCTGCCCATAAAGACAAAGGCCCAGCAGCCTGTCCCCCTTGCTGGCACCTTGGATCAATACGAGGCTTTCGATATCACTCCAGTCATTGGCCGTGAATTCCCCAAGGCCAATCTTGTAGAGTGGCTGAACGCTCCCAACTCGGATGAACTTATTCGAGACCTCGCCGTCACTA TTTCACAGCGTGGtgtcgtcttcttccgcgCCCAAGACAACCTCACCAACGATCTCCAGAAGGAGCTGATTCTTCGCCTTGGCAGGTTGACCGGACGTCCTGCTACATCTAGCTTGCACATTCACCCTGTTTTGAACAACGAACGAGAGCTTGGTGGCAGTGATCCCGAGATTAGCACCATCAGCTCAGTTCAATTCGACAAGTTCTACAAGCAGAATGGTCCAGGAGAGCTCAGCcccaagaagcaaaaggccgccAGCTGGCACAGCGATATCGCCTTTGAGCCTGCTCCGGCCGACTACACCTCTCTTCGCCTTACTAAACTTCCCCCGACTGGAGGCG ATACCCTTTGGGCATCTGGCTACGAAATCTATGATCGCATCAGCGAGCCTTATCAGAAGTTCCTTGAGTCTCTGACTGCTACTTTCCAAACACCCTCATTTAACGAAATTGCTGCTCGTGGAGGCTTTGAGCTGTACACCAAGCCTCGTGGTGCCCCCCGAGAACATTGGCTCTGA
- a CDS encoding uncharacterized protein (EggNog:ENOG41), translating into MATFKDHEEILEAAFRDPQNTSINLEPSNVNRVIKSGAYDADPNIHYTKTQLWDMEYNKAYNPEKYLRHILRPGSVRIFNVQKDGPRETFVRVSDQGTWVDPSKYSTVIEQVLIDNERQRAFFIGVPEVEDPEGKKIVTGDQVLFHVEHSAAGTEDEPLNIWRIVHLDQDEDGKIKEAFAKMGATPYLREFNEVYIREDLGKKLIRI; encoded by the coding sequence ATGGCTACCTTTAAGGATCACGAAGAGATTCTGGAAGCCGCTTTCCGCGACCCCCAAAACACCTCAATCAATTTAGAGCCCTCCAATGTCAACAGAGTCATCAAGAGCGGAGCCTATGACGCCGACCCGAATATACATTACACGAAAACCCAACTATGGGACATGGAGTACAACAAGGCGTACAACCCAGAAAAATACTTGCGACACATCTTGCGACCAGGAAGCGTTCGGATCTTCAATGTACAGAAAGATGGCCCGAGAGAGACATTTGTCCGCGTTTCAGACCAAGGAACATGGGTAGACCCTTCCAAATATAGCACGGTCATTGAGCAAGTGCTCATAGACAACGAAAGGCAGCGAGCATTCTTCATTGGTGTGCCGGAAGTCGAAGACCCAGAGGGCAAGAAAATTGTCACAGGAGACCAAGTGCTTTTCCATGTCGAGCATTCTGCGGCTGGAACTGAAGACGAGCCGCTCAACATTTGGCGAATTGTCCACTTAGACCAGGATGAAGACGGAAAGATAAAGGAGGCGTTTGCCAAAATGGGTGCCACACCGTACCTCAGAGAGTTTAACGAGGTGTACATCCGCGAGGATCTgggcaagaagctgattCGGATTTGA
- a CDS encoding uncharacterized protein (EggNog:ENOG41) → MSYNRGRRGRGNFWSARPKNPLAQLEESPFPPLGSLIEAIDAKALEDIDDDECTQFSMKDVEPIASYNWVDQKAPKIIVPGCPPLWKPLADHPKLQEDNGIYYRDDNSAFFPKHPLEPAIVSVMKMHPDAFNINIVGCNSTLGNLLRFVRGVECTFRMLVEVVGKTVHLVRRERSPKEQLIGVRGFGHTFPEAYTTWAPDVQPSRSHQRIVRCRFGKLDLLMRQSSDGYIGEDKDKSPPTATPSSTADEDIVNLLGDLSIKSSPAKSTIFGQLEVVDGGRLTPQSSAFDLKTRSIKAIDRDTLGEELPRLWMMQIPNFILAHHRFGTFCNIEVSDIRDEIENWEKSHQADLRRLSALLHRIITTALEKEGTLLEIVRVEAGSLEIRERLPDVGVAFSAEVKEKWLKWLGDAEEDTEEVDDDSDSGSGDFTECNEECGYCGKCSS, encoded by the exons ATGTCCTATAATAGAGGACGGCGCGGCCGAGGAAACTTCTGGAGTGCCAGACCAAAAAATCCTCTTGCGCAGTTGGAAGAATCGCCCTTTCCTCCTCTCGGAAGCCTGATCGAAGCTATTGATGCAAAAGCCCTTGAAGAtattgacgatgatgaatgCACTCAATTCAGCATGAAAGATGTTGAGCCTATAGCATCTTATAATTGGGTAGATCAAAAGGCTCCGAAAATAATTGTTCCCG GTTGCCCTCCTCTTTGGAAGCCATTGGCCGACCATCCAAAGCTTCAAGAAGATAATGGCATTTATTATCGCGATGATAATTCGGCCTTCTTCCCAAAACATCCTCTCGAGCCTGCGATCGTTTCCGTCATGAAGATGCACCCGGATGCATTTAACATCAATATTGTCGGCTGCAACAGTACTCTTGGAAACCTTTTGCGTTTCGTTCGAGGCGTTGAGTGCACTTTTCGCATGCTTGTCGAAGTTGTGGGCAAAACTGTCCATCTCGTGCGAAGAGAAAGGTCGCCAAAGGAGCAGTTGATAGGAGTCAGAGGCTTTGGACATACTTTCCCAGAGGCTTATACCACATGGGCGCCTGATGTCCAACCGTCTAGATCACATCAAAGAATTGTTAGATGTCGGTTTGGAAAGCTTGATTTGCTGATGCGACAAAGCTCAGATGGCTACATTGGAGAAGATAAAGATAAAAGCCCGCCAACTGCTacgccatcttcaactgcCGATGAGGATATTGTCAATCTTCTTGGAGATCTCTCTATCAAGTCATCGCCTGCCAAATCGACCATATTTGGGCAGCTTGAAGTAGTCGATGGCGGTCGGCTAACACCGCAGTCATCTGCCTTTGATCTCAAGACGCGATCAATCAAGGCTATTGATAGAGACACTCTTGGCGAAGAATTGCCGCGCTTGTGGATGATGCAAATTCCCAACTTTATACTTGCGCACCACAGATTTGGAACTTTTTGCAACATTGAAGTTTCCGATATCCGAGATGAAATCGAAAATTGGGAAAAATCTCACCAGGCGGATTTGCGTCGTCTGAGCGCGCTTCTGCACCGCATAATTACTACGGCATTAGAGAAAGAAGGCACCTTGCTGGAAATTGTCAGGGTGGAAGCAGGCTCCTTGGAGATTCGAGAGCGTCTTCCAGATGTAGGCGTAGCATTTTCAGCAGAAGTGAAAGAAAAGTGGTTGAAGTGGCTTGgagacgctgaagaagacaCTGAAGAGGTTGATGACGATAGCGACAGTGGCAGCGGTGATTTCACTGAATGCAACGAGGAATGCGGATACTGTGGTAAATGCAGCTCTTGA
- a CDS encoding uncharacterized protein (EggNog:ENOG41): MASKGGLSGRAAKLEDVFYSFIKGDRAIQTSRDAQHFFEAVGVICEHRSAAVCMECILARKDGPKTVREAVRSNLSVGFIKSSTATFIAQVCQPQVEILNDGNFLERLLKEILCPPTFWTAFLSLYTSNQLKDSSLLAFASLCLAIVSSSSPEIVALSHDVESLTGNRSLAKSPSEAVRSLGYRIDKVIQVRKGSASASIRLDYSPGGRHDNDFADFRQISIFPTADEVSSKEDPFLQRLDDVFEVPRDTRALNHLGWLFRLLREDMIADLKEDLQIAWGQRKARRKPLAFGLLNLADYDIGAERSSKPFTLVLRCQEGINFPRNLRTKEAKKHYLEDPRHIVKHNSVGALCLGKSIIAFGSIVREKDWLVEDPPKVGIQFTDNAGLKGAVQALMGPKCPELKFYVVDTATFAYEPILKRLKEITEIPIENVILDPSGPPSQYDPPPTLYSFILELKSALRRGTSFDLESRLGVKVQIRDAQLESLINGLENPVGQIQGPPGTGKSFIGAIIALALMKLTDFRILVLSYTNHALDQFLEDLMKIGIPQSDMVRIGSKASTRTEALRIDSLAKDSQFRFSLETKAMLSDTRTDQTDTRIMLDRLIDQLTKRHVHPQEILDMLEFSDSEMRFWDAFQVPAEEKVVGKKKKSLRPVDVYDYWVNGRKLSSLGMLAQSMSDEERAVWRVAPETRLEFHNSWMCQIQRDKINEFAQQAETANTHYRRIESLLKESKRAIVKSRRIIGCTTTGAAMYQSIIRAAKPDIVLVEEAGEILEAHVITSLGPSVQQLILIGDHKQLRPKINNYNLSVEKGEGYDLNVSLFERLIRQGHHFATLQEQHRSHPDISQFSRLLAYEELKDMPKTLSREKIRGLKERVIFVNHEYPEEQLDNVIDRRDPSSKASKKNTFEADMVLKTVKYLSQQGYRSENMVVLTPYMGQLSLLRQKLSEINDPYLNDLDTHELVRAGLMTQAAAKTSTGRLRLSTIDNYQGEESDIVIISLARSNKKGDIGFLVARERLVVLLSRARNGIILIGNMNTFLASKKGNEMWKLYFDAMKEKGFLFDGLPVHCEQHPDRSALLQKPEDFDQHCPDGGCSQLCGAIISCGKHPCERRCHREPNHSQVSCIKMVQKTCERGHKMKHLCGKENEGCKSCAREDEDTRRRVKRDLEMEKKRQQQQDKYRRELQEIDDEIDHHRRHMKYTQEEQDQEKELAQKKAQLQSLKETKARLDAAKSADTKPGKSSKKPQDKKPASSDSLGPSAQEWEDMKRDTGASNGALDELMDLIGLESVKEEFLNKKSEIDLAIRQETPLSDSRLSCSLLGNPGTGKTTVARIWGKFLTSLGAIAGDCFEETTGSKLANMGVKGCEDLLEKMKDQGGGVFFIDEAYQLSSGNSPGGKAVLDYLLAEVENLRGKVTFVLAGYSKQMESFFAHNPGFPSRFPITMNFEDYTDEELQQILKRQVNRTYANNMEVEDGLDGLYIRIAARRVGRSRGKEGFGNARAIENALANMKKRQATRIRRERQSGKNPNDFLFTKEDIIGPEPSLSLQDCKAWQKLNKMVGLKEVKEQVKILLDSIKTNYQRELDEEPPIQFTLNRVFLGSPGTGKTTVAKLYGEILAALGLLSNGELVVKTPADFIGAALGVSESQTKGILAATLGKVLVIDEAYGLYGGNGSTSDPYKTAVIDTIVADVQNVPGDDRCVIVIGYQEQMEEMFQNVNPGLSRRFSVDTPFVFEDFDDDALRQVLEFKLKASGFTTTGEGKTAALEVLIRERNRANFGNGGAIENLLSKAKASYQKRLSAGKLKKKNQIEAEDFDEDFDRTTRKDTNVRALFQDDIGREDIIKKLEHIQQQVRQLKALGLDVKEEIPFNFLFRGPPGTGKTTTARKMGKVYYDMGFLDKAVVVECSATDLIGQYVGQTGPKVQKVLEKSLGRVLLIDEAYRFAEGGYAKEAIDEIVDCVTKPKYQGKLIIILAGYEHDINRLLSVNPGLTSRFPETIDFKPLEPDACFQLLTDLLRKRKVEIASKGKDMDISCLERPSETFLASCTATIKSLTTLEGWASARDVKQLARNVFQAIDLKAEALKVEEEHVTQVLDHMLKDRQSKMVKSAPPAFFDREAASSHAPAAPANPALSIRTHTNVETQQKTQEDEAIDTEESDEGAPTPPESPVSNRNRKVVRDAGVSDEIWDQLQRDQAEEERKEAEYLKLKEAAQKLAIEEAREKIVRKVIAEDEEARKKEEARQRAIAEARERILRQLMEEEKRRKEEAKKREKLKALGVCPVGYHWIKQADGYRCAGGSHYLSDGQI; this comes from the exons ATGGCTTCCAAAGGTGGTCTCTCTGGCCGTGCCGCCAAGCTCGAGGATGTTTTTTATTCCTTCATCAAAGGCGATCGCGCTATTCAAACCTCACGCGACGCCCAGCACTTCTTTGAGGCAGTTGGTGTTATATGCGAACACAGGTCCGCGGCAGTTTGTATGGAATGCATACTTGCGAGAAAAGATGGCCCAAAAACTGTCAGAGAAGCCGTTCGTAGCAATCTCTCTGTCGGGTTCATTAAGTCTTCGACAGCTACCTTCATAGCGCAAGTTTGCCAGCCTCAGGTAGAAATACTGAATGACGGCAACTTTCTTGAGAGGTTACTGAAGGAAATTCTCTGTCCTCCAACATTTTGGACTGCATTCTTGAGTCTCTATACCTCCAATCAGCTCAAAGacagcagcttgttggcTTTTGCGTCTCTTTGCTTAGCAAtcgtctcttcatcctcaccCGAGATCGTGGCACTTTCTCATGATGTGGAGTCACTTACTGGAAACCGCTCGCTGGCCAAATCGCCGTCCGAGGCAGTACGATCCCTTGGTTATCGCATCGACAAAGTTATCCAAGTTCGAAAAGGCTCTGCATCCGCGTCAATTCGGTTGGACTACAGCCCTGGGGGCAGACACGACAATGATTTTGCAGATTTTCGCCAAATTTCCATTTTCCCCACCGCGGATGAAGTCAGTTCAAAAGAAGATCCCTTTTTGCAACGGTTGGACGATGTGTTTGAAGTTCCCAGGGATACTCGTGCATTGAatcatcttggctggcttTTCCGTCTTTTACGAGAAGACATGATTGCAGATCTAAAAGAAGATCTGCAGATAGCATGGGGCCAAAGAAAGGCCAGGCGTAAGCCGTTGGCCTTTGGTCTATTAAATCTAGCGGACTACGACATTGGAGCTGAACGATCATCAAAGCCATTCACGCTGGTACTTCGGTGCCAAGAAGGGATCAACTTTCCTCGAAACTTACGCACTaaagaagccaagaagcaCTATCTTGAAGACCCTAGACACATTGTGAAGCACAATTCTGTCGGTGCTCTTTGCTTGGGCAAAAGTATCATTGCCTTTGGCTCCATCGTACGTGAAAAAGACTGGCTTGTCGAAGATCCGCCCAAGGTTGGGATACAGTTCACGGATAATGCTGGGTTAAAGGGAGCGGTCCAGGCGCTCATGGGTCCAAAATGCCCTGAACTCAAGTTCTACGTCGTTGATACTGCAACCTTTGCTTACGAACCAATATTAAAGCGCCTGAAAGAAATCACAGAGATTCCAATCGAGAATGTCATCCTCGACCCGTCAGGGCCACCATCTCAATACGATCCACCCCCAACGCTGTACAGTTTCATCCTTGAACTAAAATCTGCGTTGCGAAGGGGAACATCATTCGACTTAGAGAGCAGACTGGGCGTCAAAGTGCAGATTCGAGATGCACAGCTCGAATCGTTGATTAACGGCCTGGAAAACCCTGTAGGCCAAATCCAGGGCCCACCGGGGACGGGCAAATCCTTTATTGGGGCTATTATTGCCCTGGCACTTATGAAGTTGACTGACTTCCGAATCTTGGTTCTCAGTTATACAAACCATGCTTTGGACCAGTTTCTTGAAGATTTGATGAAAATAGGCATCCCGCAGAGCGACATGGTTCGAATTGGTTCTAAAGCTTCTACTAGAACAGAAGCGTTACGAATTGATAGTCTCGCAAAAGACTCTCAATTCCGTTTCAGCCTTGAAACTAAAGCGATGCTCAGTGATACCAGAACGGATCAAACGGACACACGGATAATGCTAGATCGTCTTATAGATCAGCTTACCAAGCGACATGTTCATCCACAAGAAATATTGGATATGTTGGAGTTCTCCGATTCTGAAATGAGATTTTGGGATGCATTTCAAGTCCCAGCCGAGGAGAAAGTTgtaggaaaaaagaagaagtcacTGCGCCCTGTTGACGTTTATGACTATTGGGTAAATGGAAGAAAATTGTCATCGCTAGGCATGCTGGCACAAAGCATGAGTGATGAAGAACGAGCAGTGTGGAGAGTTGCGCCAGAGACCCGGTTAGAGTTCCATAACTCATGGATGTGCCAAATTCAACGAGATAAGATCAATGAGTTTGCACAGCAAGCAGAAACGGCAAATACCCACTACCGGAGGATAGAGAGTCTCCTCAAAGAAAGCAAGAGAGCCATAGTCAAGAGCAGGAGAATCATTGGATGCACGACCACAGGTGCAGCAATGTATCAATCCATCATACGGGCGGCTAAACCGGATATTGTTCTTGTCGAAGAAGCTGGTGAAATTCTAGAGGCGCATGTTATTACGTCTCTCGGTCCATCCGTCCAACAACTGATTCTAATTGGCGACCATAAGCAGCTTCGTCCTAAGATCAACAATTACAATCTCTCTGTGGAAAAGGGCGAAGGCTATGATCTCAacgtttctctttttgaaCGCCTTATTAGACAAGGTCATCACTTTGCTACTCTCCAGGAGCAGCATCGCAGTCATCCGGATATTTCTCAATTCTCAAGACTTTTAGCCTacgaagagctcaaggatATGCCAAAAACACTCAGTCGAGAAAAGATACGTGGATTGAAAGAGAGAGTCATTTTTGTGAACCACGAATATCCGGAAGAGCAGCTTGATAACGTCATTGATCGTCGGGATCCAAGTTCAAAGGCCAGCAAGAAAAACACGTTTGAAGCCGACATGGTCTTGAAAACGGTCAAGTATCTGAGTCAACAAGGCTACCGTTCCGAAAACATGGTCGTCTTGACTCCATACATGGGCCAGCTTTCACTTTTGAGACAGAAACTCAGCGAGATTAATGATCCCTACTTGAATGACTTGGACACTCATGAACTAGTGCGAGCTGGGCTAATGACACAGGCTGCTGCTAAAACTTCAACGGGACGACTACGCTTGTCGACTATTG ATAACtaccaaggagaagagagcgatATTGTGATCATATCCTTGGCCAGAAGCAACAAGAAAGGCGACATCGGTTTCCTCGTAGCTCGTGAGCGACTAGTCGTGCTCTTATCGCGAGCAAGAAACGGTATTATTCTCATTGGAAATATGAATACTTTCTTGGCAAGCAAGAAGGGCAACGAAATGTGGAAATTGTACTTTGATGcgatgaaagaaaagggatTCTTGTTCGATGGATTACCAGTCCACTGCGAACAACATCCCGATCGATCTGCTCTACTCCAGAAGCCTGAAGATTTTGATCAGCACTGTCCTGATGGAGGCTGCTCTCAGCTATG TGGTGCTATTATCAGCTGTGGGAAACATCCGTGCGAACGCCGATGCCATCGCGAGCCCAACCACTCACAAGTTTCATGCATAAAAATGGTTCAGAAAACTTGCGAACGTGGCCACAAGATGAAACATTTGTgcggaaaagaaaacgaagGCTGCAAGTCCTGcgcaagagaagacgaagacacTCGACGGAGAGTTAAGCGAGACctcgagatggagaaaaagaggcagcaacagcaagacAAATATCGTCGAGAGCTACAGGAGATAGATGATGAAATtgatcatcatcggcgccacATGAAGTATacgcaagaagagcaagatcaagaaaaagaacttGCGCAGAAGAAAGCTCAGCTGCAAAGTCTGAAAGAGACAAAGGCAAGGCTAGATGCGGCAAAATCAGCAGACACCAAGCCAGGAAAATCCAGCAAGAAGCCTCAAGACAAGAAACCCGCTTCTTCTGACAGCCTCGGTCCTTCGGCGCAGGAATGGGAAGATATGAAGCGCGATACTGGAGCTAGCAATGGTGCTCTGGATGAACTCATGGATCTCATTGGTTTAGAGTCGGTGAAAGAAGAATTCCTCAATAAGAAGTCAGAAATAGACCTCGCCATCCGCCAGGAAACGCCTCTGTCTGATTCAAGATTAAGCTGTTCCCTTCTTGGAAATCCAGGAACAGGTAAAACGACTGTGGCCCGTATATGGGGTAAATTCCTTACGAGTCTTGGAGCTATCGCCGGTGACTGCTTCGAGGAGACGACAGGATCTAAGTTGGCCAACATGGGCGTCAAAGGATGCGAAGATCTGCTTGAGAAAATGAAAGACCAAGGCGGAGGAGTGTTCTTTATCGATGAAGCTTACCAGCTCTCATCTGGAAACAGCCCTGGCGGTAAGGCGGTCTTGGATTATCTGCTTGCGGAAGTGGAAAATCTCAGAGGAAAGGTTACCTTTGTCCTTGCTGGGTACTCCAAACAGATGGAGTCGTTTTTTGCACACAATCCAGGGTTCCCCAGCCGATTTCCTATTACAATGAACTTCGAGGACTACACGGATGAGGAGCTGCAACAAATTCTCAAGCGTCAGGTGAACCGCACGTATGCCAACAATATGGAAGTCGAGGATGGCCTCGATGGCCTCTATATACGTATCGCTGCCCGCAGAGTCGGTCgaagcagaggcaaagaaggGTTTGGAAACGCTCGCGCCATTGAAAATGCTTTAGCGAATatgaaaaagagacaagcCACTCGAATTCGACGGGAGCGCCAATCCGGCAAAAATCCAAACGATTTTCTGTTCACGAAAGAGGATATCATTGGTCCAGAGCCTTCATTGTCTTTGCAAGATTGCAAGGCGTGGCAGAAGTTAAACAAGATGGTTGGCCTGAAAGAAGTCAAAGAACAGGTGAAAATACTACTTGACTCTATCAAAACCAACTATCAGCGAGAGCTTGATGAAGAGCCTCCCATACAGTTTACACTCAACCGAGTCTTCTTGGGATCGCCCGGAACAGGCAAAACGACAGTTGCCAAGCTTTACGGAGAGATTCTTGCAGCTCTCGGTCTCTTATCCAATGGAGAGCTAGTAGTCAAGACTCCAGCAGATTTCATCGGTGCTGCTCTAGGAGTATCAGAGTCCCAAACCAAGGGCATTCTGGCTGCGACTTTGGGAAAAGTGCTTGTAATCGACGAAGCATACGGCTTATATGGCGGAAACGGCTCTACCTCTGACCCGTACAAGACGGCGGTTATAGACACGATAGTCGCAGATGTCCAGAATGTTCCTGGCGACGATCGCTGCGTCATTGTAATAGGCTATCAGGAGCAAATGGAAGAGATGTTCCAAAATGTCAATCCAGGTCTCAGCCGTCGGTTTTCAGTGGACACACCATTTGTTTTTGAAGActttgatgacgatgctctCAGACAGGTATTGGAGTTCAAACTGAAAGCTTCCGGCTTTACTACCACTGGGGAGGGCAAGACCGCTGCGCTCGAAGTTCTCATCCGAGAACGCAATCGAGCTAAttttggcaatggcggcgcGATTGAGAACCTTTTaagcaaagccaaagccTCTTATCAAAAGCGCCTCTCAGCTGGAAAGCTTAAAAAGAAGAACCAGATAGAGGCAGAAGACTTTGACGAAGACTTTGACAGAACGACACGGAAGGACACGAATGTGCGAGCATTATTCCAAGATGATATCGGTCGTGAAGATATTATCAAGAAGCTTGAGCACATTCAACAGCAAGTTCGACAGTTGAAAGCTCTCGGGCTGGATGTCAAGGAAGAGATCCCAttcaattttcttttccgaGGTCCGCCAGGAACAGGCAAGACAACTACCGCACGAAAAATGGGCAAAGTATACTACGACATGGGCTTTCTTGACAAGGCCGTGGTAGTAGAATGCTCAGCTACGGACCTGATAGGCCAATATGTCGGTCAAACTGGGCCCAAAGTCCAAAAAGTTCTCGAAAAGTCGCTTGGAAGAGTTCTATTGATCGATGAAGCGTACCGGTTCGCTGAAGGCGGATATGCCAAAGAGGCTATTGACGAGATTGTGGACTGTGTGACCAAGCCAAAATATCAAGGCAAACTCATCATTATCCTGGCGGGTTATGAACATGATATAAACCGACTCCTGTCCGTGAACCCTGGGCTGACTAGCCGCTTCCCCGAAACTATCGACTTTAAGCCACTCGAGCCAGATGCTTGTTTCCAGTTGCTTACCGATCTCTTGCGAAAGAGAAAGGTAGAGATCGCAAGCAAGGGCAAGGACATGGATATCAGCTGCTTGGAACGTCCCTCCGAGACATTTCTCGCCAGCTGTACGGCTACTATCAAGTCATTGACCACCTTAGAAGGCTGGGCTAGCGCAAGAGACGTAAAACAACTTGCCAGAAACGTCTTTCAAGCGATTGATCTGAAGGCAGAAGCACTCAAAGTAGAGGAAGAGCATGTTACGCAGGTACTTGATCATATGCTGAAAGACCGACAATCTAAGATGGTCAAGTCTGCTCCTCCAGCATTTTTTGATCGcgaggcagcttcttctcatgCGCCAGCAGCCCCGGCTAATCCGGCTCTTTCAATTCGCACCCATACGAATGTCGAAACCCAACAGAAGACacaagaagacgaggcgaTTGACACGGAAGAGTCAGATGAGGGAGCACCTACACCGCCTGAGTCGCCCGTGAGTAACCGCAACCGCAAAGTCGTACGAGACGCCGGCGTAAGCGACGAAATCTGGGATCAGCTCCAGAGAGatcaagcagaagaagagcgaaagGAAGCAGAGTACCTCAAGCTCAAAGAGGCTGCTCAGAAGCTTGCGAttgaagaagctcgagaAAAAATTGTTCGCAAAGTAATTgccgaagacgaggaggctcggaagaaggaggaggctcGGCAACGCGCGATAGCCGAAGCTCGAGAAAGGATCTTGCGCCAGCTaatggaggaagaaaaacggcgaaaagaagaagcaaagaaacgaGAGAAATTAAAGGCCCTGGGAGTGTGCCCTGTTGGGTATCATTGGATCAAGCAGGCTGATGGATACCGTTGTGCTGGGGGATCACACTATCTCTCGGATGGACAGATTTAA